Proteins from a genomic interval of Francisella salimarina:
- a CDS encoding DUF2254 domain-containing protein, with the protein MSKFINFVKHQIYILRSKLWFKPAAYCVVATLAIYFCYLFQKIGINFYSTTINKDTVTTLLSIITNSMIAAMVFAVGAIVTAYTSASQSGTPRVLSILLRDSTSHKATSTFIGAFIYGVVATIGLKSGIFNQTGIFLIFIITILVFIWIILTFIVWIDNIAKLGQIKTILQKTEKQAFSTVKQYTKNPYMYCNKLDKERIPEEALPIYSDHYGFLNEIHLELLNNHCEKLNAKLYIVKYKGEHLASSEIIAYIKSPKYLSKEILSKITDNFIISNEKNFIEDPIFGVETLSEIAAKALSPGTNDPGTAISVIDSLNRCLKYLIDHTDSTTKIIYKNIYVEGIEIDRFIKSGFEYIRTYGSNNLQVAKRIQKSLLHISKQLENDNSINFIKGYLSNCLAQANNELKYDFEKKDLKIFTDKLKNQK; encoded by the coding sequence ATGTCAAAATTTATAAACTTTGTAAAACATCAGATATATATACTTAGAAGTAAATTGTGGTTTAAACCTGCAGCTTATTGTGTTGTTGCAACTTTAGCAATATATTTTTGTTATCTATTTCAGAAAATAGGTATAAATTTCTATTCTACAACTATTAATAAAGATACTGTTACTACCCTACTCTCTATAATTACAAATAGTATGATTGCAGCAATGGTTTTTGCTGTAGGTGCTATAGTTACAGCTTATACATCAGCTAGTCAATCCGGAACACCTAGAGTACTATCTATACTTCTAAGAGACAGCACCTCTCATAAAGCCACATCAACCTTTATCGGCGCTTTTATATATGGGGTTGTTGCTACTATTGGTCTTAAATCTGGAATTTTTAATCAAACAGGAATCTTTTTAATATTTATTATTACCATACTCGTATTTATATGGATTATTCTTACGTTTATTGTATGGATTGACAATATTGCAAAACTTGGACAAATAAAAACTATCTTGCAAAAAACAGAGAAACAAGCTTTTTCTACAGTTAAACAATATACAAAAAATCCGTACATGTACTGTAATAAGCTGGATAAAGAAAGAATACCAGAAGAGGCACTACCAATTTACTCTGACCATTATGGATTTCTTAATGAAATTCATCTAGAACTTCTAAACAACCATTGTGAAAAACTAAATGCAAAACTATACATTGTAAAATACAAAGGAGAACACTTAGCTAGCTCTGAAATTATAGCTTATATCAAATCTCCCAAATATTTATCTAAAGAGATACTTAGCAAAATTACTGATAATTTTATTATCTCTAATGAAAAAAACTTTATTGAAGATCCAATATTTGGAGTAGAAACTCTCAGTGAAATCGCAGCTAAAGCTTTAAGTCCTGGAACAAATGATCCTGGAACTGCTATTAGTGTTATTGATTCGCTTAATCGTTGTTTGAAGTATCTAATTGATCATACAGACTCTACTACCAAAATTATTTATAAAAATATTTATGTTGAGGGTATTGAGATAGATCGTTTTATAAAAAGTGGATTTGAATATATAAGAACTTATGGAAGCAATAATCTTCAGGTAGCAAAACGCATCCAAAAAAGTCTTCTTCATATTTCTAAACAACTGGAGAATGATAATAGCATTAATTTTATAAAAGGATATCTATCAAACTGTCTAGCTCAAGCTAATAATGAATTAAAATATGACTTTGAAAAAAAAGACCTGAAAATATTTACTGATAAATTAAAAAATCAAAAATAA
- a CDS encoding DUF4440 domain-containing protein yields MTSLCQLLLNLEQSLLSYETRFDYKYISRVLMDDFKEFGKSGYFYTKKDILESTFSPAKINMKIVNDSFEIDKLNEHIVLVTYKTINLDSPQKHHRCSIWIKVDNDWKMKFHQGNIMED; encoded by the coding sequence ATGACTTCTCTTTGTCAACTTCTTCTTAATCTAGAACAATCTTTACTATCCTATGAAACTCGCTTTGATTATAAATATATATCTAGAGTTTTAATGGATGACTTTAAAGAGTTTGGAAAATCTGGATATTTCTATACAAAAAAAGACATTTTAGAATCCACATTCTCACCAGCTAAAATTAACATGAAAATAGTTAATGATAGCTTTGAGATTGATAAGCTTAATGAGCATATAGTATTGGTAACATATAAAACTATAAATTTAGATAGCCCTCAAAAACACCATAGATGTTCTATTTGGATTAAAGTAGATAATGACTGGAAAATGAAATTTCATCAGGGAAATATTATGGAAGATTAA
- the serS gene encoding serine--tRNA ligase yields the protein MLDAKYIKDNLEEVAEKLATRGYQFNIAEFKAQEVKRKDLQERTQELQSQRNTISKEIGKRKSKGEDASDIFAKVNDINDELKVIEKELKDLQDCINNTLLSMPNLPADDVPVGKDESENVEIKKWGTPREFHPEAQAKDHADIGEILNMIDFKAAAKITGSRFVVLKSKIAKLHRALTQFMLDMHTEKHGYEELYVPYMVNNDSLYGTGQLPKFSEDLFKLEGDFEYSLIPTAEVPITNLVRDEILDTESLPRYYTAHTPCFRSEAGSYGRDTKGLIRQHQFEKVEMVHITTADKGEESLELLTSHAEKVLQKLNLPYRVVKLCTGDMGFSAKKTYDLEVWIPSQNTYREISSCSWCGDFQARRMKARHKNPSMKKPELVHTLNGSGLAVGRTLLAIIENYQQENGSIMIPEALINYMGGISVIK from the coding sequence ATGCTTGATGCTAAATATATTAAAGATAATTTAGAAGAAGTAGCTGAGAAACTCGCAACCAGAGGTTATCAGTTTAATATAGCAGAATTCAAAGCTCAAGAAGTAAAAAGAAAAGACCTTCAAGAGAGAACTCAAGAGCTTCAATCTCAACGTAATACTATCTCTAAAGAAATAGGTAAAAGAAAGTCTAAAGGTGAAGATGCTAGTGATATTTTTGCCAAAGTTAATGATATTAACGATGAACTAAAAGTAATCGAAAAAGAGCTAAAAGACCTTCAAGATTGTATAAACAACACTCTTCTTTCAATGCCAAATCTTCCAGCTGATGATGTACCAGTTGGTAAGGATGAGAGTGAAAATGTCGAGATAAAAAAATGGGGGACTCCTCGTGAATTTCATCCTGAAGCTCAAGCTAAAGATCATGCAGATATAGGTGAAATACTCAATATGATTGACTTCAAAGCTGCAGCAAAAATCACAGGTAGTCGCTTTGTAGTTCTAAAAAGTAAAATTGCAAAGCTTCATCGTGCATTGACACAATTTATGTTAGATATGCATACAGAAAAGCATGGCTATGAAGAATTATATGTGCCATATATGGTAAATAATGATAGTTTATATGGAACAGGCCAGTTGCCTAAGTTCTCTGAAGATTTGTTTAAATTAGAAGGTGACTTTGAATATAGCCTAATACCAACGGCAGAAGTACCTATCACAAATCTAGTAAGAGATGAAATCTTAGATACAGAATCTCTACCTAGATACTACACAGCACACACACCATGTTTTAGAAGTGAGGCTGGTTCTTATGGGCGTGATACTAAAGGTTTAATTCGTCAACATCAATTTGAGAAAGTTGAGATGGTCCATATCACTACAGCTGATAAAGGTGAAGAATCTTTGGAGCTATTAACATCTCATGCAGAAAAAGTACTACAAAAACTAAACCTACCATACAGAGTAGTCAAACTTTGTACAGGAGATATGGGCTTTAGTGCGAAAAAGACTTATGATCTAGAAGTATGGATACCTTCTCAAAATACCTATAGAGAAATATCATCATGTAGTTGGTGCGGAGACTTCCAAGCACGTCGTATGAAAGCTAGACACAAAAATCCAAGTATGAAAAAACCTGAATTAGTACATACTTTAAATGGTTCTGGTTTAGCAGTTGGTAGAACATTACTAGCTATTATTGAAAATTACCAACAAGAAAATGGATCTATCATGATTCCTGAAGCACTTATTAACTATATGGGTGGAATTTCTGTTATTAAATAA